From the genome of Acidobacteriota bacterium, one region includes:
- a CDS encoding sulfite exporter TauE/SafE family protein produces the protein MTAWQGSLVFLAGLIAGMMNSVAGGGTLVAFPTLVWMGIDPIRANVTCTVALWPGSLGAMVGFRRELGDSRRWMLLLGAPSIVGGLIGARLLLLTPSPLFASIVPFLILFATILFAAGEPIRRRLAPNGNPESSTERAPTRSRWIAAMVFQFFVAIYGGYFGAGMGILMLAALGLMGLTDIHRMNGLKNFFAVCINVVAAAYFIVSGRVEWPYAMVMVAGGIAGGYGGAGLARKLGRRFVRRAVIVIGVLMALSLLLRR, from the coding sequence ATGACCGCCTGGCAAGGATCCCTCGTCTTCTTAGCCGGCCTGATTGCCGGAATGATGAACTCAGTTGCCGGCGGCGGCACACTCGTAGCTTTTCCCACGCTGGTGTGGATGGGCATCGACCCGATTCGAGCCAACGTCACCTGCACCGTCGCGCTTTGGCCGGGTTCGCTTGGTGCGATGGTCGGCTTTCGCCGCGAGCTTGGCGACAGCCGCCGCTGGATGCTCTTGCTTGGAGCGCCTTCCATTGTCGGAGGACTGATCGGCGCGCGTTTGCTTCTGCTCACCCCTTCGCCGCTGTTTGCATCGATCGTGCCTTTTCTGATCCTGTTCGCGACGATCCTTTTCGCCGCCGGCGAACCGATCAGGCGAAGGTTGGCTCCGAACGGCAATCCGGAGTCTTCCACCGAACGCGCGCCGACGCGATCGCGGTGGATCGCCGCGATGGTTTTTCAGTTCTTTGTTGCGATCTACGGAGGATACTTCGGCGCGGGCATGGGCATTCTGATGCTGGCGGCGTTAGGCCTGATGGGGCTGACGGACATTCATCGGATGAACGGGCTGAAGAACTTTTTCGCCGTCTGCATAAACGTCGTCGCAGCCGCTTACTTCATCGTGTCAGGGCGAGTCGAGTGGCCATACGCGATGGTTATGGTAGCCGGAGGGATCGCAGGCGGCTATGGCGGTGCGGGCCTTGCGCGAAAGCTTGGCCGCCGATTCGTTCGCCGCGCGGTGATCGTGATTGGTGTTTTGATGGCGCTATCTCTACTGCTTCGCCGCTGA
- a CDS encoding GNAT family N-acetyltransferase — MLFADIELARRLEVTDALAGVEFARSWARLNSFKGQVFLPVGGGHAAFGGIDSPVTQAFGLGLNGPVTDADMAGMEEFYQTHGSAVNIETCSLADPSLLKLLNERGYSPIEYSNVFTRELTNSDSRAWPDPTSEVRVRRPAPGEAESYSLLVAKSFFENDEISPEFLSVFTSCFYAAGAFFFLAEVDGVPAGGGMMSIHQGVASLGGTGTLPEFRNRGAQKALLLARLAVAAESGCDLAMVATAPGSISQRNVERQGFRVVYTRTKFSKQ; from the coding sequence ATGCTATTCGCTGACATCGAGCTAGCCCGACGACTGGAGGTGACCGACGCCCTTGCGGGCGTCGAGTTCGCTCGCTCATGGGCCAGGCTCAACTCTTTCAAGGGCCAAGTGTTCCTCCCGGTAGGCGGCGGTCACGCGGCATTTGGCGGTATCGACTCGCCGGTGACGCAAGCCTTTGGTCTCGGCTTGAACGGCCCGGTAACCGACGCGGACATGGCCGGGATGGAAGAGTTCTATCAAACGCACGGGTCGGCTGTTAACATCGAGACTTGTTCGCTGGCCGATCCTTCTTTGTTGAAGCTGCTGAACGAACGAGGCTACAGTCCGATCGAATACTCGAATGTTTTCACACGAGAACTTACCAATAGCGACTCACGCGCCTGGCCGGACCCAACAAGCGAAGTTCGCGTGCGCAGGCCGGCGCCCGGTGAAGCTGAGAGTTACTCGCTGTTGGTGGCGAAGAGCTTCTTTGAGAACGACGAGATCTCGCCCGAATTCCTGAGCGTCTTCACGAGTTGCTTTTACGCTGCCGGCGCGTTCTTCTTCCTGGCTGAAGTCGATGGCGTTCCGGCCGGCGGCGGCATGATGTCGATTCATCAAGGCGTGGCGTCTCTTGGCGGCACGGGCACTCTGCCTGAGTTCCGCAATCGAGGCGCGCAGAAAGCCTTGCTCCTCGCGCGCCTTGCAGTGGCCGCCGAGTCAGGCTGCGATCTGGCGATGGTCGCTACGGCGCCGGGCTCGATCTCGCAACGCAACGTCGAACGACAGGGATTCAGGGTCGTCTACACTCGAACGAAATTCAGCAAGCAGTAG
- a CDS encoding HYR domain-containing protein: MLNKRIRLTHLFSFTVLALIVCLTLPDRMKSLASSVLAHTSKTSAFSARHTAEANRVGVHAIGRGNPWIKLGDGVDMQIEYSQAAMKQLVDQGQVRPLTLASADFDEDGTPDLISGYASASTGFITHLRGNVDSIYPNSPEAQQRKARGEFTDQPFLSPARAFDLPEAPDFLGAGDFDADGHWDVVTASRRDTALYLLTGDGHGNFAAAKRIELPGRVTALATGEVNRADGLTDVVVGIVAANGPKVLVFESLEGALRGKAEEFDLPAEATAIAIGNLDEEYTMDIAVTAGSELVVIYGRDRKLSQDEQRQGEVPKARISQRSFPFALKSVAIGDFKGDHKTGLSLLVSDGSVHLLSPGATKAKKKKKSAGVESWKDEVLASGVGAQATQMVCARVSSIPSDDLVVVDPASRQLHIIAGGKDSSAQASSLRPVSLDVESEPVAVLPMRLKSYALSDLVVLRSGAITPSGVVHIAAAFPVTNTNDSGAGSLRQAIINANANAGLDTITFAIGSGPQTITPLSPLPTITDAVVIDGTTQPGFAGTPIIEINGSSAGQSDGVTITAGNSAVRGLVINRFQDIPNLSGRLIQLITNGNNIVEGNFLGTNVAGTGVPGAPSRTGVLIFGGPANNRIGGTTAAARNLISGNSFLGIQFAQSSGGDVVQGNFIGTDVTGNSAIGNANGIVIQGIPSISIGGTTAGAGNVISGNGANGVQLNSATGNQVQGNFIGTGATGTTDLGNSANGIFISNAPNTVVGGSTDGARNIISGNNQAGILIVGSGATGTQVKGNFIGTDVTGAVGLGNTQHGVNIFNGAANNRIGGAIVAERNVISGNGFHGVSINASSSNTVQGNFIGTDATGTAALGNALNGVIIGATVPITPTNNLIGGTGSGEGNVIAFNALNGVLLFPPAGSSNPILSNAIFSNNGLGIDLGDNGVTPNDPCDVDTGPNNLQNFPVLTSAFASIGGVTTIEGTLNGTANTTFTIQFFSNSDCDPSGFGEGQTLIGSRTVTTDATCNASFKFTTNQPVAGQVFTATATDSAGNTSEFSQCIDIGAAPADVAITKSASTGTPKPGDKLTYTITVTNNGPQTTNNVVVTDSLPDQLTFVSCSATGGGFCGGAGNGRTVTFPLMALNASATITFEATVKSSITNGTKIDNTATVTAATNDSITSNNAATASVTVSTNPIAINCPANVTVAAAQGQTSAVVSYPSPAVVGNPPEVTMACSPLSGSTFPVGATPVTCTATDPANNKGSCGFSVTVNLFVPNNPAPDKTAVDFGSAIALPNQNPPSGTFGITNAAAVPVDITLASIRRTGSDVSGGKITNGDDSGFFTVFAVNPGAADTQLSVGATVTIPVGQRSFRVTFNPTIPAVAARTSNLAANQVLPDVVSSAINFTTSDNRTLTINLTGRIASVLRLIDPTNTSRPPVVTFSKSGNQFTLTYSVFDSNLDVSRASHQFLDSSGQPVGQALEVNLAQALQPLGLTRGQSFTVEQPFSGASSHPGNRRRASYGFRRRD, translated from the coding sequence ATGCTCAACAAACGAATTCGCCTGACTCACCTGTTCAGCTTTACCGTGTTGGCTCTGATTGTTTGCCTCACTCTGCCGGACCGCATGAAGTCACTTGCCTCAAGCGTCCTCGCACACACCAGCAAGACTTCCGCGTTTTCCGCCCGACATACCGCCGAAGCAAATCGCGTTGGGGTTCACGCTATCGGTCGAGGCAATCCATGGATCAAGCTCGGCGACGGCGTCGATATGCAGATCGAATACTCGCAAGCCGCGATGAAGCAGCTCGTGGATCAAGGTCAGGTCAGGCCTCTCACGCTCGCGTCTGCGGACTTCGATGAGGACGGCACTCCCGATCTGATCAGCGGCTACGCCAGCGCAAGCACAGGTTTCATAACCCATCTTCGCGGCAACGTTGATTCGATCTATCCCAACAGTCCCGAAGCGCAGCAACGAAAGGCAAGAGGTGAGTTCACCGATCAGCCTTTTCTCTCACCGGCGCGGGCCTTCGACTTGCCCGAAGCGCCTGACTTCCTTGGCGCCGGAGACTTCGACGCGGACGGTCATTGGGACGTAGTGACAGCGTCGCGCCGGGACACCGCGCTTTACCTGCTGACGGGAGATGGTCACGGCAACTTCGCGGCAGCGAAACGCATAGAACTACCGGGCCGCGTCACCGCGCTTGCAACAGGCGAAGTAAACCGCGCCGATGGGTTAACCGATGTTGTCGTCGGCATAGTCGCAGCCAATGGGCCGAAGGTTCTTGTCTTCGAATCGCTCGAAGGTGCGCTTCGAGGGAAAGCTGAAGAATTCGATCTGCCCGCCGAAGCGACTGCAATTGCAATTGGGAACCTCGACGAAGAGTACACGATGGACATCGCAGTCACAGCCGGCAGCGAACTCGTTGTCATATACGGACGCGACCGCAAGCTGTCGCAGGACGAGCAGAGACAAGGGGAAGTCCCGAAAGCGCGCATCAGCCAGCGATCCTTCCCGTTCGCGTTGAAGTCTGTGGCCATCGGAGACTTCAAAGGCGATCACAAGACAGGGCTGTCTCTGTTGGTGAGCGATGGCAGCGTGCACCTGTTGAGTCCGGGGGCGACAAAGGCAAAAAAGAAAAAGAAAAGTGCGGGCGTAGAGTCGTGGAAAGATGAAGTGCTGGCCTCTGGCGTCGGGGCGCAAGCGACACAGATGGTCTGTGCCCGCGTGTCGAGCATTCCGTCAGACGATCTCGTAGTAGTTGATCCGGCGAGCCGCCAGTTGCACATCATCGCGGGCGGCAAAGACTCAAGCGCTCAAGCTTCGAGCCTGCGGCCAGTGTCGCTGGATGTAGAGTCTGAGCCGGTCGCAGTGTTGCCGATGCGATTGAAGAGTTATGCGCTCAGCGACCTGGTGGTGCTCAGAAGTGGAGCGATAACACCGTCCGGAGTGGTTCACATTGCGGCGGCGTTCCCGGTGACCAACACGAACGACAGCGGGGCAGGCTCGTTGAGGCAGGCGATCATTAATGCGAATGCTAACGCGGGACTCGACACGATCACCTTCGCAATCGGCTCAGGCCCGCAGACGATCACGCCGCTATCGCCTCTGCCTACGATCACGGACGCGGTGGTGATAGACGGAACAACACAGCCGGGATTCGCAGGCACACCGATTATCGAGATCAACGGAAGCAGCGCAGGGCAATCAGACGGGGTCACTATTACAGCGGGAAACAGCGCGGTGCGCGGTTTGGTTATTAATCGTTTCCAAGACATTCCCAATCTTAGTGGCCGTTTGATTCAATTAATCACGAACGGCAATAACATAGTCGAAGGCAATTTTCTCGGGACTAACGTAGCTGGCACAGGCGTTCCGGGCGCACCCAGTCGCACTGGAGTGCTGATATTCGGGGGTCCAGCTAACAATAGAATCGGAGGCACCACCGCAGCAGCACGCAATCTGATTTCTGGAAACAGTTTCCTTGGCATCCAGTTCGCTCAAAGTTCAGGCGGAGACGTAGTGCAGGGCAACTTTATCGGCACCGATGTGACAGGCAACTCTGCTATAGGTAACGCCAATGGCATAGTCATTCAGGGCATTCCTTCGATCAGTATCGGAGGCACCACGGCGGGGGCAGGCAATGTCATCTCGGGTAACGGTGCGAACGGAGTTCAATTGAACAGTGCGACAGGAAACCAAGTGCAAGGCAACTTCATCGGCACCGGCGCAACCGGAACCACGGACCTAGGCAATTCGGCTAATGGGATCTTCATCAGCAACGCGCCCAACACGGTCGTCGGCGGCTCGACGGATGGAGCTCGAAATATCATCTCAGGCAACAATCAGGCTGGTATCTTGATCGTCGGCAGCGGTGCGACAGGAACTCAGGTAAAGGGTAACTTCATCGGCACTGATGTTACTGGCGCGGTTGGGCTGGGCAATACTCAGCATGGTGTAAACATCTTCAACGGCGCGGCCAACAACCGAATTGGCGGAGCAATAGTCGCCGAACGCAATGTCATCTCGGGCAATGGATTTCATGGCGTTAGTATCAATGCTTCGAGTAGTAACACCGTGCAGGGTAACTTCATTGGCACGGACGCGACCGGAACTGCTGCACTGGGCAATGCCTTGAACGGCGTCATAATCGGCGCCACTGTCCCGATCACGCCGACTAATAACCTCATCGGCGGCACCGGCAGCGGCGAGGGTAATGTCATCGCTTTTAACGCTCTCAATGGGGTCCTGTTGTTCCCTCCTGCCGGTAGCAGCAATCCCATTCTCTCCAACGCTATATTCTCGAACAATGGCTTAGGCATCGATCTTGGCGATAATGGTGTTACGCCAAACGATCCCTGCGACGTAGACACGGGTCCGAACAACCTGCAGAACTTTCCTGTCTTGACTTCCGCCTTCGCCTCTATTGGAGGGGTCACAACAATCGAGGGAACGCTGAACGGCACTGCAAATACGACATTCACGATCCAGTTCTTTTCCAACAGTGATTGCGATCCGTCCGGCTTTGGCGAGGGTCAGACTCTCATCGGCTCGAGGACTGTGACCACCGATGCCACTTGCAACGCGAGTTTCAAATTCACCACAAACCAGCCGGTGGCGGGCCAGGTCTTTACGGCAACAGCAACAGACTCGGCGGGTAATACGTCAGAGTTTTCTCAGTGCATCGATATCGGCGCGGCGCCGGCTGACGTCGCAATTACGAAGTCTGCCTCAACGGGTACGCCCAAGCCAGGTGATAAACTGACCTACACCATCACCGTCACCAACAACGGGCCACAAACAACGAACAACGTTGTGGTGACCGACAGCCTGCCCGATCAGTTGACGTTTGTCTCCTGCTCGGCAACAGGCGGCGGCTTCTGTGGAGGAGCGGGCAATGGGCGGACGGTCACCTTCCCGCTTATGGCCTTAAACGCCTCAGCCACTATCACCTTCGAAGCGACTGTGAAATCATCGATCACCAACGGCACGAAGATTGACAACACCGCTACGGTCACCGCCGCGACTAACGATTCCATTACGTCCAACAACGCAGCCACCGCGAGCGTGACCGTCTCGACAAATCCGATTGCCATTAACTGCCCCGCCAATGTCACGGTTGCTGCCGCCCAGGGACAAACTTCGGCTGTGGTCAGCTATCCTTCACCCGCTGTTGTGGGTAATCCTCCAGAGGTCACGATGGCCTGCTCGCCGCTCTCTGGATCAACGTTTCCTGTGGGCGCCACCCCGGTCACTTGCACCGCGACAGATCCAGCGAACAACAAAGGCTCGTGCGGCTTCAGTGTGACGGTCAACTTGTTTGTGCCTAACAATCCTGCGCCGGACAAGACCGCAGTTGATTTCGGCAGCGCGATCGCTTTACCGAATCAGAATCCGCCTTCGGGCACATTCGGGATCACCAACGCAGCGGCGGTTCCTGTTGACATCACTCTTGCTTCAATCAGGCGAACGGGCAGCGACGTCAGCGGGGGCAAAATTACGAATGGGGATGACAGTGGATTCTTTACCGTCTTCGCCGTCAATCCGGGTGCGGCTGATACTCAGCTCAGCGTCGGGGCGACGGTGACGATTCCAGTGGGTCAACGGAGCTTCCGGGTGACATTCAATCCGACGATTCCAGCGGTGGCGGCGCGAACGAGCAATCTGGCGGCCAATCAAGTGCTGCCCGACGTGGTCTCGTCCGCGATCAACTTCACTACAAGTGACAACAGGACGCTGACGATAAACCTGACTGGCCGGATCGCAAGCGTATTACGCCTGATCGATCCGACCAACACGAGCCGGCCGCCCGTCGTGACGTTCTCGAAATCAGGCAACCAGTTCACCCTGACCTACTCTGTGTTCGATTCCAATCTGGATGTCAGCCGGGCGTCGCATCAGTTCCTCGACAGCAGCGGTCAGCCGGTCGGGCAGGCGCTCGAAGTTAACCTTGCGCAGGCGCTTCAACCGCTCGGGCTGACCAGAGGTCAAAGCTTCACCGTAGAGCAGCCGTTTTCGGGAGCGAGCAGCCATCCCGGAAATCGCCGGCGTGCGAGTTACGGTTTTCGACGGCGAGACTAG
- a CDS encoding sigma-70 family RNA polymerase sigma factor, protein MAALPDQITELLLSWSNGDKEALDQLIPLVSSELRRLATRYMAKERSGHTLQTSALINEAYLRLVNQQNVEWKDRAHFFAVAAQIMRHILIDHARRYKYEKRGAGAQKVALTDAALLGQQRAKELIALDDALIELAAFDSRKSQIVELRFFGGLSIEEVAEVVHTSPATVKRELQAAKLWLKHIMAHDQSC, encoded by the coding sequence ATGGCCGCTCTACCTGATCAGATCACCGAGCTTTTACTAAGCTGGAGCAATGGCGATAAGGAAGCTCTGGACCAGCTAATCCCGCTGGTCTCATCCGAGTTGCGCCGATTGGCCACGCGTTACATGGCCAAGGAGCGATCCGGCCACACTCTTCAGACTTCTGCTCTCATCAATGAAGCGTACCTGCGGCTTGTCAATCAGCAGAACGTCGAATGGAAAGACCGGGCGCATTTTTTCGCCGTCGCTGCCCAGATAATGCGCCACATCCTGATTGACCATGCTCGACGCTATAAGTATGAAAAGCGAGGGGCGGGCGCTCAGAAGGTAGCCCTTACCGACGCGGCGTTGTTAGGTCAGCAGCGGGCTAAAGAGTTAATTGCGCTCGACGACGCGCTGATTGAACTGGCGGCGTTTGACTCGCGCAAGAGTCAGATCGTCGAGCTGCGTTTCTTTGGCGGGTTGAGCATTGAAGAAGTTGCCGAAGTCGTGCACACCTCGCCCGCTACCGTTAAGCGCGAGTTGCAAGCGGCCAAGCTCTGGTTAAAGCACATAATGGCTCATGACCAATCTTGCTGA
- a CDS encoding protein kinase, whose protein sequence is MELERWRRTDNILQAALALNPAERSVFVDSACEGDESLRDEVISLLSLEKEGLDIIDRPALEAAACVLAPDQPDLIEGQFVGHFRILSLLGAGGMGEVYLAEDTKLGRKIALKLLPADFSTDRGRVRRFQQEARAASALNHPYIVTIHETGEFQDRHFIATEYIEGETLRQRMRRTTLNLNETLDIAIQVAGALGAAHQAGIVHRDVKPENIMLRPDGYVKVLDFGLATLEEQSGDGGSSDFSSKEGDTTPGLLIGTVKYMSPEQARGLNLDARSDLFSLGIVIYEMLAGRPPFEGETNSDLIAAILRVEPVPLTQSPAVVPAELQDIVSKALCKDRDQRYQTINDLLAELERLREGLELAAKLPRSSYYRPNTGSWRARLYTRRDQSASNVREKALRTALSPAHLLSRSNRRGRAAVMTAVAVILLGSVAWLVAQQRSRSSERRFQSMEIINLTTNGKARDAAISPDGKLVAYVVEEAGQEGLWIRQVATNSTAPITPPEPTRYQALTFSRDGNSVYYVKYEGFDLAQNALYQVSVFGGASRKLIPNVHSAISFSPNGEQVAFIRRYPRETVLIVANADGAGEQELTKWREPEFLSTYPCGPAWSPDGRVIACGAGYFDAAAGRNLTRIVEFRLEDKTDRPITSKAWRAFYGLGWLSDGSGLILAALDGPGSEDTAKIWRISYPSGEAEKTTSELNTYTGISLTSDSLNLVTTQSSQTSSMWIGPTGDLSQARQITSSRPPYRGLALTPDGKIVCGDTINGNLEILTMELDGTDQKQLTFAAGKNHTPSVSLDGQYIAFASTRGGEPGLWRMDINGDNPTLLTRCGNITSTSFSPDGKWIVYSGFVTGHAIQNIWKVSSDGGSPSQLTDKFSAAPTVSPDGKMIACVYRDAPSSAAHIAIIPFEGGQPIKTYLAPGLSYGSIRWAPDGSALTYIETHGGISNLWSQPLAGGLPSQLTHLRTETMLQAEWSRDGKQLAFVRNARISDVVLIRDGP, encoded by the coding sequence ATGGAACTCGAACGCTGGCGCAGAACAGATAATATTCTTCAAGCCGCTCTCGCCTTGAATCCGGCCGAGCGCAGCGTCTTCGTTGACAGTGCGTGTGAGGGTGACGAGTCTCTGCGAGACGAAGTAATCTCCCTGCTTTCTCTTGAGAAGGAGGGACTCGACATCATAGATAGACCCGCATTGGAGGCGGCGGCCTGCGTACTTGCTCCGGATCAACCCGATCTGATTGAAGGACAGTTTGTTGGCCATTTCAGAATTCTCTCATTGCTCGGCGCAGGCGGTATGGGAGAGGTCTATCTCGCGGAAGATACTAAACTGGGTCGCAAGATCGCACTCAAGCTTTTGCCCGCTGACTTCAGCACAGATCGCGGCCGAGTGCGTCGATTCCAGCAGGAGGCCCGCGCCGCGTCGGCTCTTAACCACCCGTATATCGTCACCATTCACGAAACAGGAGAATTCCAGGACAGGCATTTCATAGCCACTGAGTACATAGAAGGCGAGACGCTGCGCCAACGAATGAGGCGTACAACCCTCAACCTAAACGAAACTCTCGATATTGCCATTCAAGTGGCGGGCGCGCTTGGCGCTGCGCACCAGGCAGGCATCGTTCATCGCGACGTCAAACCGGAGAACATCATGCTGCGGCCCGATGGCTACGTCAAAGTGTTGGACTTCGGACTGGCTACACTGGAGGAGCAATCGGGCGATGGCGGTAGCAGCGATTTTTCTTCTAAGGAAGGCGATACAACACCCGGCCTATTGATCGGCACGGTGAAGTACATGTCTCCTGAGCAAGCGCGAGGGTTGAACCTGGATGCGCGAAGCGATTTATTCAGTCTGGGTATTGTTATCTACGAAATGCTGGCAGGCCGGCCGCCATTCGAAGGCGAAACCAACAGCGACTTGATTGCCGCCATTCTGAGGGTCGAGCCGGTGCCGCTGACCCAATCCCCTGCTGTTGTACCTGCCGAATTACAAGACATCGTGAGCAAAGCGCTCTGCAAGGACAGAGATCAACGTTATCAAACGATCAATGATTTGCTCGCCGAGCTCGAGAGGCTAAGAGAAGGGTTGGAGTTAGCGGCTAAGCTTCCACGATCCTCGTATTACCGCCCAAACACCGGCTCGTGGCGCGCTCGACTTTACACGAGGCGTGATCAATCAGCATCAAACGTGCGCGAAAAAGCTTTGCGCACTGCATTAAGCCCAGCGCATTTACTCTCCAGGAGCAACCGACGCGGAAGGGCGGCGGTAATGACAGCGGTTGCTGTCATCTTGCTTGGGAGTGTCGCGTGGTTGGTTGCACAGCAACGATCCCGGTCGTCGGAACGCCGTTTCCAAAGCATGGAGATCATCAACCTCACGACCAACGGAAAGGCTAGGGACGCAGCCATTTCGCCCGATGGCAAACTCGTAGCTTATGTAGTCGAAGAAGCCGGCCAGGAGGGCCTTTGGATAAGGCAAGTCGCCACAAACTCTACAGCTCCGATAACGCCACCTGAACCTACTCGATATCAAGCCTTAACTTTCTCGCGTGATGGAAATTCCGTTTATTACGTCAAGTATGAAGGATTTGACCTGGCTCAAAACGCGCTCTATCAAGTTAGCGTGTTTGGAGGTGCTTCGAGAAAGTTGATTCCAAACGTCCACTCGGCGATCAGTTTTTCTCCCAACGGCGAGCAGGTCGCATTCATTCGCCGGTATCCAAGGGAAACAGTTTTGATAGTTGCAAACGCAGATGGCGCTGGAGAGCAGGAACTCACCAAATGGAGAGAACCTGAGTTTCTCTCCACCTATCCCTGCGGGCCGGCATGGTCACCGGATGGGAGGGTCATTGCCTGCGGAGCAGGGTACTTTGATGCCGCAGCCGGTCGCAATCTGACTAGAATCGTCGAATTTCGTTTGGAGGATAAGACCGACAGGCCTATTACTTCTAAGGCTTGGCGGGCGTTCTATGGACTTGGCTGGCTCTCGGATGGCAGCGGCCTGATCCTCGCTGCCTTGGATGGGCCGGGGTCTGAAGACACTGCCAAGATATGGCGTATCTCTTATCCCAGCGGCGAAGCCGAAAAAACTACTAGTGAATTGAACACGTACACGGGCATTAGCCTTACGTCAGATTCACTGAATCTGGTGACTACTCAATCCAGTCAAACTTCAAGTATGTGGATCGGACCCACTGGGGACCTGAGTCAAGCCAGACAGATCACATCTAGTCGTCCCCCTTACCGGGGTTTAGCACTGACGCCTGACGGCAAGATAGTCTGCGGCGACACAATCAACGGCAATCTAGAGATTCTTACCATGGAGCTCGATGGGACCGATCAAAAGCAGTTGACGTTTGCGGCGGGTAAGAACCACACACCATCGGTTTCACTTGATGGTCAATACATTGCTTTTGCTTCCACGAGAGGGGGAGAGCCGGGTTTATGGAGAATGGACATCAACGGTGACAATCCAACGTTGCTGACGAGGTGTGGCAACATAACGTCAACAAGCTTTTCACCAGATGGCAAATGGATCGTCTATTCGGGTTTTGTTACCGGGCACGCCATTCAAAACATATGGAAGGTGTCCAGCGATGGAGGAAGCCCTTCGCAATTGACTGACAAGTTCTCGGCTGCTCCTACCGTTTCACCCGATGGGAAGATGATAGCTTGTGTTTACAGAGATGCCCCTTCCTCGGCTGCTCACATAGCGATAATCCCCTTTGAGGGCGGGCAGCCGATCAAGACCTATCTTGCGCCTGGACTTTCCTACGGGTCCATTCGCTGGGCGCCGGACGGAAGCGCTCTTACATACATAGAGACCCACGGCGGTATTTCCAACTTATGGAGCCAGCCATTAGCTGGTGGCCTGCCAAGTCAGCTCACCCACCTCCGAACAGAAACGATGTTGCAAGCGGAATGGTCACGCGATGGCAAACAACTCGCCTTCGTGCGCAACGCGCGGATTAGCGATGTTGTATTGATAAGAGATGGCCCCTAA
- a CDS encoding sigma-70 family RNA polymerase sigma factor: MAGLPNEVTQLLLSWNTGDDKALDELIPLVYSELRRLARLYMRRERSNHTLQTSALINEAYLRLVDQQKVEWQDRAHFFAVAAQIMRNILIDHARKYQSARRGAGAQQVPLDESVIANSQRASELVALDDALVSLTTFDSRKSQIVELQFFGGLTIEEIAEVMKISPATVKRELQAAKLWLHRLMTNT, from the coding sequence ATGGCGGGTTTACCAAATGAAGTCACTCAGCTCTTGCTGAGCTGGAATACTGGGGACGACAAGGCATTAGACGAGTTGATACCTCTCGTCTACAGTGAACTGCGCCGCCTGGCCCGGCTCTACATGCGACGCGAGCGCTCGAATCACACCCTTCAAACTTCTGCTCTGATTAACGAGGCGTATCTGCGGCTCGTAGACCAGCAAAAGGTAGAATGGCAGGACCGCGCACATTTCTTTGCGGTTGCCGCTCAGATTATGCGCAATATCCTGATAGACCATGCCCGTAAGTATCAATCTGCGAGGCGCGGCGCCGGAGCACAGCAGGTGCCGCTCGATGAATCAGTGATTGCGAATAGCCAGAGAGCCTCAGAACTGGTGGCTCTAGACGATGCCCTCGTCAGTCTTACAACCTTCGATTCACGCAAAAGCCAGATAGTAGAGTTGCAATTCTTCGGCGGCTTGACCATTGAAGAGATTGCTGAAGTTATGAAGATTTCGCCTGCCACTGTTAAACGCGAGCTTCAGGCGGCTAAGCTGTGGCTGCACCGTCTGATGACGAATACTTAA